Proteins from one Bacteroides mediterraneensis genomic window:
- the pnp gene encoding polyribonucleotide nucleotidyltransferase → MINPIVKTIELNDGRTITLETGKLAKQADGAVMLRMGNTMLLATVCAAKDAVPGTDFMPLQVEYREKYSAFGRFPGGFTKREGKASDYEILTCRLVDRALRPLFPDNYHAEVYVNIILYSADGVDMPDALAGLAASAALAVSDIPFGGPISEVRVARIDGQFVIDPTFEALKRADMDIMVAATYENIMMVEGEMKEVSEQDLLEAMKFAHEAIKVHCKAQMELMEEVGKTVKREYCHEENDEDLRKAVHDACYAKAYAIAESGNKNKHEREDAFTAICDEFKAQFTEEELEEKGPMIDRYYHDVEKEAMRRCILDEGKRLDGRATTDIRPIWCETSPLPGPHGSAIFTRGETQSLSTVTLGTKMDEKIVDDVLDQHKERFLLHYNFPPFSTGEAKAQRGVGRREIGHGHLAWRALKGQIPADYPYCVRVVSDILESNGSSSMATVCAGTLALMDAGVPINKPVSGIAMGLIKNAGEDKYAILSDILGDEDHLGDMDFKVTGTRDGITATQMDIKCDGLTYDILEKALLQAKQGREYILGKLTECIAEPRPELKPHAPRIETMTIPKEFIGAVIGPGGKIIQGMQEETGATITIEEVDGVGRIEIAGTNKKCIDDALRMIKAIVAVPEVGEVYTGKVRSIMPYGAFVEFLPGKDGLLHISEIDWKRFETIEETGLKEGDEIEVKLLDIDPKTGKFKLSHKALLPKPEGMTESHPKRERRPQQNHKDHKDKE, encoded by the coding sequence ATGATCAATCCTATTGTTAAGACGATCGAGCTGAATGATGGAAGAACCATCACACTCGAAACGGGAAAGCTGGCAAAACAGGCAGATGGTGCTGTTATGCTACGCATGGGTAACACCATGTTGCTGGCTACTGTTTGTGCAGCAAAAGATGCAGTTCCCGGTACAGATTTTATGCCTCTCCAGGTAGAGTACAGAGAAAAATATTCCGCATTCGGACGTTTTCCGGGTGGCTTTACCAAACGTGAAGGAAAGGCTTCAGATTACGAAATCCTCACTTGCCGTCTGGTAGACCGCGCGTTGCGTCCTCTGTTCCCAGACAACTATCATGCTGAAGTTTACGTAAATATCATACTTTATTCTGCCGACGGCGTGGATATGCCGGACGCACTGGCCGGTCTGGCCGCTTCTGCCGCACTGGCTGTTTCTGACATTCCGTTCGGAGGTCCGATTTCAGAAGTACGTGTAGCCCGCATCGACGGACAGTTTGTCATCGACCCGACTTTCGAAGCCCTGAAACGTGCCGACATGGACATCATGGTAGCTGCCACTTATGAAAACATCATGATGGTAGAAGGTGAAATGAAAGAAGTTTCTGAACAGGACTTGCTGGAAGCCATGAAGTTCGCACACGAAGCCATCAAGGTTCACTGCAAGGCGCAGATGGAACTGATGGAAGAAGTCGGCAAGACCGTAAAACGTGAATACTGCCACGAAGAAAATGACGAAGACCTGCGTAAGGCCGTACATGATGCCTGCTACGCAAAAGCATACGCCATCGCAGAATCCGGCAACAAGAACAAGCACGAAAGAGAAGATGCCTTCACTGCTATCTGCGATGAGTTCAAGGCTCAGTTCACTGAAGAAGAACTGGAAGAAAAAGGTCCGATGATTGACCGTTACTATCACGATGTAGAAAAAGAAGCAATGCGTCGTTGCATCCTTGATGAAGGCAAACGTCTGGACGGCCGTGCCACTACCGACATCCGTCCTATCTGGTGTGAAACCAGTCCGCTGCCAGGTCCTCACGGCTCAGCTATCTTCACCCGTGGTGAAACTCAGTCTTTGAGTACAGTCACACTGGGTACCAAGATGGACGAAAAGATTGTGGACGATGTACTCGACCAACACAAGGAACGTTTCCTGTTGCACTACAACTTCCCGCCGTTCTCTACAGGAGAAGCAAAGGCACAGCGTGGCGTAGGCCGTCGTGAAATTGGTCACGGTCATCTGGCATGGCGCGCATTGAAAGGACAGATTCCTGCCGACTATCCTTACTGCGTACGTGTAGTTTCTGACATTCTGGAATCTAACGGTTCATCTTCTATGGCTACGGTTTGTGCCGGAACACTGGCTTTGATGGATGCAGGTGTACCTATCAATAAGCCAGTTTCAGGTATTGCGATGGGATTGATCAAGAACGCCGGAGAAGATAAATACGCTATCTTGTCAGATATCCTGGGCGATGAAGACCACCTGGGTGATATGGACTTCAAGGTAACAGGTACTCGCGACGGTATCACTGCTACACAGATGGATATCAAGTGCGACGGACTGACTTACGATATCCTGGAAAAAGCCTTGCTGCAGGCAAAACAAGGACGTGAATACATCCTCGGCAAACTGACTGAATGCATCGCTGAGCCGCGTCCTGAACTGAAACCACATGCACCGCGTATCGAAACGATGACCATTCCGAAAGAATTCATCGGTGCGGTAATCGGCCCGGGCGGAAAGATTATCCAGGGTATGCAGGAAGAAACCGGTGCTACTATCACGATTGAAGAAGTAGACGGTGTAGGCCGCATCGAAATCGCCGGTACCAACAAGAAGTGCATCGATGATGCATTACGCATGATCAAGGCTATCGTGGCAGTTCCGGAAGTAGGCGAAGTATATACAGGTAAGGTTCGTTCTATCATGCCTTACGGTGCTTTCGTTGAATTCCTCCCAGGAAAAGACGGTCTGCTGCACATCTCTGAAATCGACTGGAAACGCTTCGAAACCATCGAAGAAACCGGTTTGAAAGAAGGAGACGAAATCGAAGTGAAACTGTTGGACATCGATCCGAAGACAGGCAAGTTCAAACTGTCACACAAAGCATTGCTTCCGAAGCCGGAAGGTATGACAGAGAGCCACCCGAAACGGGAACGTCGTCCTCAACAGAATCACAAGGACCACAAAGACAAAGAATAA
- a CDS encoding O-acetylhomoserine aminocarboxypropyltransferase/cysteine synthase family protein — MKQKFSKETLCVQAGWTPKKGEPRVLPIYQSTTFKYDTSEQMARLFDLEDSGYFYTRLQNPTNDAVASKIAALEGGVGAMLTSSGQAANFYAVFNICEAGDHFVCSSTIYGGTFNLFAVTMKKLGIECTFIDADAPEEEIDKAFRPNTKCLFGETISNPSINVLDIEKFARIAHKHGVPLIVDNTFATPINCRPFEWGADIVTHSTTKYMDGHATCVGGAVVDSGNFDWEAHADKFPGLTQPDESYHGLTYTKAFGKMAYMTKATAQLMRDLGSIQSPENAFLLNLGLETLHLRMPRHCENAQKVAEWLEANPKVKWVHYCGLKSNKYYELAQKYMPNGSCGVIAFGLHGTREDAIKFMDHLKLACIVTHVADARTCVLHPASHTHRQLTDEQLIEAGVAPDLIRLSVGIENVNDIIADLEQAMEQI; from the coding sequence ATGAAACAGAAATTCAGCAAAGAGACACTTTGTGTGCAGGCAGGATGGACTCCGAAGAAAGGAGAACCCCGTGTATTGCCTATTTACCAGAGCACTACCTTCAAGTATGATACCAGTGAGCAGATGGCTCGCCTTTTCGATTTGGAAGACAGTGGTTATTTTTATACTCGTTTGCAGAATCCGACCAACGATGCGGTGGCTTCGAAGATTGCAGCCCTCGAAGGGGGTGTGGGCGCCATGCTGACTTCTTCCGGTCAGGCTGCCAATTTCTATGCCGTATTCAATATCTGTGAGGCGGGCGACCATTTTGTTTGTTCGTCTACTATCTACGGCGGTACTTTCAATCTGTTTGCCGTGACCATGAAGAAACTGGGCATTGAATGTACTTTCATCGATGCCGATGCACCGGAGGAAGAGATTGACAAGGCTTTCCGTCCGAACACCAAGTGTTTGTTCGGTGAAACCATTTCCAATCCGAGCATCAATGTGCTGGACATTGAGAAGTTTGCCCGTATCGCTCACAAACACGGGGTACCTTTGATTGTGGACAACACGTTTGCCACTCCGATTAACTGCCGTCCGTTTGAATGGGGAGCTGATATCGTGACTCATTCTACGACAAAATACATGGACGGACATGCCACTTGTGTGGGAGGCGCTGTGGTAGATAGTGGTAACTTCGACTGGGAAGCACATGCCGACAAGTTCCCGGGACTGACGCAGCCGGATGAGTCCTATCATGGACTGACTTATACGAAGGCATTCGGAAAGATGGCTTACATGACCAAGGCTACTGCCCAGCTGATGCGTGACTTGGGTTCTATCCAGTCACCGGAAAACGCCTTCCTGTTGAACCTGGGGTTGGAGACTTTGCATTTGCGTATGCCGCGTCACTGTGAGAATGCACAGAAAGTGGCAGAGTGGCTGGAAGCTAACCCGAAGGTGAAATGGGTACACTATTGTGGCCTGAAGAGCAACAAGTATTATGAACTGGCACAGAAATACATGCCGAACGGTTCTTGTGGTGTGATTGCTTTTGGGCTCCATGGCACACGTGAAGACGCCATCAAGTTCATGGACCATCTGAAACTGGCTTGCATCGTGACACACGTGGCCGATGCCCGTACCTGCGTCTTGCATCCGGCGAGTCATACACACCGTCAGCTGACAGACGAACAGCTGATTGAAGCGGGAGTAGCTCCCGACCTAATCCGTCTGTCTGTCGGTATTGAAAATGTGAACGACATCATTGCCGACCTGGAACAGGCGATGGAACAGATTTAA
- a CDS encoding iron-containing alcohol dehydrogenase has protein sequence MNANPVFSLHIPTRILFGCGELRKLATEKLPGKKALIVISCGTSMKKYGYLNKVIELLQENNTESVVFDKILPNPIKAHVMEAASICRAEKCDFVVGLGGGSSIDSAKAIAIMACNEGDYWDYIPAGTGKGRPVTKALPVVAIPTTAGTGTEADPWSVITNEEVKEKIGFGSPLTFPALSIIDPELMVSIPPHLTAYQGFDAFFHAAEGFLANCATPISDLYALEAIRLLYKYLPVAVKDGRNLKARAKVAWASTLAGLVESTSCCISEHSMEHAMSAFYPELPHGAGLIAISEAYFETFRNDSMKRYMKMAEIMTQQKSNRPSDFIDALVRMQKECNVYQLKLSDWGVKPEDFPKMVQNARDTMGSLFTLDPHPMTDEEVLQIYQKSYR, from the coding sequence ATGAACGCAAATCCTGTATTCAGTTTACACATCCCGACCAGAATTCTGTTCGGATGTGGCGAGTTAAGAAAGTTAGCGACAGAAAAACTACCAGGTAAAAAAGCCCTGATTGTCATCTCCTGTGGTACTTCCATGAAGAAATACGGCTACCTAAACAAGGTTATCGAACTGTTACAAGAAAACAATACGGAATCGGTCGTGTTCGACAAGATTCTGCCCAACCCGATAAAGGCACACGTGATGGAAGCCGCTTCCATCTGCCGCGCAGAAAAATGTGACTTCGTCGTCGGCTTAGGAGGAGGCAGCAGCATCGACTCTGCCAAGGCCATTGCCATCATGGCCTGCAACGAAGGCGATTACTGGGATTACATTCCGGCAGGTACCGGAAAAGGACGTCCCGTCACCAAAGCTCTGCCGGTGGTTGCCATCCCGACCACTGCCGGTACCGGTACGGAAGCCGACCCGTGGAGCGTCATCACCAACGAGGAAGTGAAGGAAAAAATCGGCTTCGGCAGTCCGCTGACCTTCCCGGCTCTTTCCATCATCGACCCGGAACTGATGGTTTCCATCCCACCCCATCTCACCGCTTATCAGGGATTTGATGCTTTCTTCCACGCGGCAGAAGGATTCCTGGCCAACTGTGCCACTCCAATCAGCGACCTGTATGCCCTCGAAGCCATCCGCTTGCTGTATAAATACCTGCCGGTAGCCGTAAAAGACGGACGCAACCTCAAGGCACGTGCCAAAGTAGCATGGGCCAGTACCTTGGCCGGCTTGGTAGAATCCACCTCCTGCTGTATTTCCGAACACTCCATGGAACATGCCATGAGCGCCTTCTATCCGGAACTGCCGCACGGAGCCGGACTGATTGCCATCAGTGAGGCCTACTTTGAGACGTTCCGCAACGACAGCATGAAACGTTACATGAAGATGGCCGAAATCATGACTCAGCAGAAGAGCAACCGACCCAGCGACTTCATCGATGCATTGGTCCGCATGCAAAAGGAATGTAACGTATATCAGCTGAAACTGAGCGACTGGGGCGTAAAACCGGAGGACTTCCCCAAAATGGTACAGAACGCCCGCGACACCATGGGCTCACTCTTCACCCTCGATCCGCATCCGATGACCGACGAAGAGGTGCTTCAGATTTACCAGAAATCTTACAGATAA